Proteins encoded by one window of Nocardia goodfellowii:
- a CDS encoding DUF2252 domain-containing protein, with the protein MTRATIAQDQRPAAAAGRAVRKQVPRSAHARWRPAKHRADPVSILERQARTRVPDLVPIRYARMATGPFPFYRGAPAIMAADLATVPHTDLTVQLCGDAHLSNFGLFASPERDLVFDLNDFDETLPGPFEWDVKRLTASVVVATRANGGTDAQAQQAALAGVRGYREAMHRLARMDAMTVWYERTNAQAVEELMHKVRFRKGAAKIIADARARTSAQALHKLTRPGPDGTPCIRERPPFVVVATEAENGVVGAAFGDYRRTIAEERRPLVDRYRLVDTARKVVGVGSVGTRCFILLLADLYTGDPLFLQAKQAEASILAPYLKPSRFRHQGHRVVAGQRLMQATSDILLGWATGLEHRYYYVRQLRDMKGSVVLEEMPAPVLAAYAELCGATLARAHARSGDRVAIAAYLGTSDVFDTAIADFAHAYADQTVADRQVMLEAIESGRIQAAPEAY; encoded by the coding sequence ATGACGCGCGCGACGATTGCCCAGGACCAGCGCCCAGCGGCCGCGGCGGGCCGGGCGGTCCGCAAACAGGTGCCGCGCAGCGCGCACGCGCGATGGCGGCCCGCGAAGCATCGCGCCGATCCGGTCAGCATTCTGGAGCGGCAGGCGCGGACTCGCGTCCCGGACCTGGTGCCCATCCGGTATGCGCGCATGGCGACCGGCCCGTTCCCGTTCTATCGCGGCGCGCCCGCGATCATGGCCGCCGACCTCGCGACCGTGCCGCACACCGACCTCACCGTCCAGCTCTGTGGCGACGCCCATCTGTCAAACTTCGGGCTGTTCGCGTCCCCGGAACGGGATCTTGTCTTCGATCTCAACGACTTCGACGAAACCCTGCCCGGCCCCTTCGAATGGGATGTCAAACGCCTGACCGCCAGCGTTGTGGTGGCGACCCGTGCCAACGGCGGGACCGACGCGCAGGCGCAGCAGGCGGCGCTGGCGGGGGTGCGCGGGTACCGGGAGGCCATGCATCGGCTGGCGAGGATGGACGCGATGACGGTCTGGTACGAACGCACCAACGCCCAGGCGGTCGAGGAACTGATGCACAAGGTGCGGTTTCGCAAAGGCGCGGCGAAGATCATCGCCGACGCGCGGGCCCGCACCAGCGCCCAGGCCTTGCACAAGCTGACCAGGCCGGGGCCGGACGGCACCCCGTGCATCCGCGAGCGGCCGCCGTTCGTCGTGGTGGCGACCGAGGCGGAGAACGGGGTGGTCGGTGCCGCTTTCGGCGACTATCGCCGCACCATCGCCGAGGAGCGCCGGCCGCTGGTGGATCGGTACCGCTTGGTCGACACCGCGCGCAAGGTGGTCGGCGTCGGCAGCGTCGGCACCCGCTGCTTCATCCTGCTGCTCGCCGATCTGTATACGGGCGATCCGCTGTTTCTTCAGGCGAAGCAGGCGGAGGCGTCGATCCTCGCGCCCTATTTGAAACCGAGCAGATTCCGGCACCAGGGCCATCGGGTGGTGGCCGGCCAGCGGCTGATGCAGGCGACCAGTGACATCCTGCTGGGCTGGGCGACCGGTCTGGAGCACCGCTACTACTACGTGCGTCAGTTGCGTGACATGAAGGGATCGGTCGTGCTGGAGGAAATGCCCGCTCCGGTGCTGGCGGCCTACGCTGAACTCTGCGGGGCGACTTTGGCACGAGCACACGCGCGCTCTGGTGATCGCGTCGCGATCGCCGCCTACCTCGGCACCAGCGACGTCTTCGACACAGCGATCGCGGACTTCGCGCACGCGTACGCCGACCAGACCGTCGCCGACCGTCAGGTCATGCTGGAGGCGATCGAATCCGGCCGTATCCAGGCCGCGCCCGAGGCGTACTGA
- a CDS encoding AAA family ATPase, whose product MSKFFASVDEVTARLSAAGYLPSTDIATAVFLAGHLGKPLLIEGPAGVGKTELAKAVAAATISDLVRLQCYEGIDEARALYEWNHAKQLLRITAERENWDSTRGHVFTEEFLLERPLLAAIRNPHSTVLLIDELDKADVELEGLLLEVLGDFQVSIPELGTITAVRKPFVVLTSNANRDLSEALKRRCLYLHIDYPTAELERAIVRLRVPELDEVVAASAVEVVGALRQLPLRKSPSIAETVDWARTLVTLGAQNLSSGVVRSTLGVLLKYQSDHRTAIERLALLDPDSDRRERRW is encoded by the coding sequence ATGAGTAAGTTCTTTGCGTCGGTAGACGAGGTGACCGCGCGGCTGTCCGCGGCGGGTTATCTTCCGTCCACCGACATCGCCACCGCCGTGTTCCTCGCCGGGCACCTGGGCAAGCCGCTGCTGATCGAGGGACCCGCCGGTGTCGGCAAGACCGAACTCGCCAAGGCGGTGGCGGCGGCCACCATCTCGGACCTGGTGCGGTTGCAGTGCTACGAGGGCATCGATGAGGCCCGCGCGCTCTACGAGTGGAACCACGCGAAACAATTGCTGCGGATCACGGCGGAGCGGGAGAACTGGGACAGCACCCGCGGTCACGTCTTCACCGAGGAGTTCCTGCTCGAACGGCCGCTACTCGCGGCGATCCGCAACCCGCACTCGACCGTCCTGCTCATCGATGAACTCGACAAAGCCGACGTCGAACTCGAAGGGCTGCTGCTGGAGGTGCTGGGCGACTTCCAGGTCAGCATCCCCGAACTCGGCACCATCACCGCCGTCCGGAAGCCGTTCGTCGTCCTCACCTCGAACGCCAACCGCGATCTGTCCGAAGCGTTGAAGCGGCGCTGCCTTTATCTCCACATCGACTATCCGACAGCGGAATTGGAACGCGCGATCGTCCGGTTGCGAGTGCCCGAACTGGACGAGGTCGTCGCCGCATCCGCGGTGGAGGTGGTGGGCGCTCTCCGTCAACTTCCGCTCCGCAAGTCTCCGTCCATCGCCGAAACCGTCGACTGGGCAAGGACATTGGTGACGCTCGGGGCCCAGAATCTGTCCAGCGGCGTGGTGCGCTCGACCCTCGGCGTGCTCCTGAAGTATCAGTCCGACCATCGCACCGCGATCGAACGGCTGGCGCTGCTCGACCCGGACTCCGACCGGCGGGAGCGGCGGTGGTGA